From Homalodisca vitripennis isolate AUS2020 chromosome 1, UT_GWSS_2.1, whole genome shotgun sequence, the proteins below share one genomic window:
- the LOC124361075 gene encoding mediator of RNA polymerase II transcription subunit 23-like, with the protein MSDPVLTWEPDLDYYIQLVRRIVDTMAGTAHFPATDWRFNEFPNPAAHALYMTCVELMAVPVTPNIVGTCLLDVIAKGYTVIPSTQIQLWINSIGLLMAALPDSYWLTLHDRLLQVVTCPQLAAWPYFNSPFQMFNFDVHTQLSAGEQVLVHSRHSACYVAPCWHRPDSYSSSICKGEAVSCYQNRRAVPIPVSLGWTVPTKAQHRTSSFHCGDHCHPLSPLGAGGQECHPSQPY; encoded by the exons ATGAGTGATCCTGTACTCACCTGGGAGCCCGACCTGGACTACTATATCCAGCTCGTGAGACGCATCGTTGACACCATGGCTGGCACTGCTCACTTCCCAGCTACAGACTGGCGCTTCAACGAGTTTCCCAATCCTGCTGCACACGCGCTGTACATGACCTGTGTGGAACTGATGGCTGTTCCTGTGACACCCAACATTGTTGGAACTTGTCTGCTAGACGTTATCGCCAAGGG GTATACAGTGATTCCATCAACACAGATACAGCTGTGGATCAACTCGATTGGGTTGCTGATGGCGGCACTGCCAGATTCGTACTGGCTCACTCTCCACGACAGGTTGCTGCAGGTCGTCACATGCCCACAGTTGGCAGCATGGCCGTACTTCAACTCTCCCTTCCAGATGTTCAACTTTGATGTCCACACACAACTGTCTGCTGGAGAACAAGTTCTCGTACACTCTCGCCACAGCGCATGCTATGTGGCACCATGCTGGCATAGGCCAGATAGCTACAGTTCCTCA ATTTGTAAAGGAGAAGCTGTCAGTTGCTATCAAAACAGAAGAGCAGTTCCTATTCCTGTGTCACTTGGTTGGACCGTTCCTACAAAGGCTCAACACAGAACGTCCTCGTTCCATTGTGGAGATCACTGCCACCCTCTATCACCTCTTGGAGCAGGTGGACAAGAATGTCACCCATCTCAACCATATTGA
- the LOC124361065 gene encoding NAD-dependent protein deacylase Sirt4-like isoform X2, which produces MGPLRLSTDGNTTIIYRTIKHAIDYVPKHNPISEDHISTIKKFFKDNRQVLVLTGAGVSTESGIPDYRSEGVGLFARSGTKPVQYQEFLKYPKIRQRYWARNFVGWPNFSSIAPNQNHAILKHLEDRQQVQRIITQNVDNLHSKAGSRQVIELHGTAFKVVCLSCDYITSRFAFQKVLSDINQEIIAAPQAVRPDGDIDLPQEFVEDFKTPACPKCGGVLKPDIVFFGDNVPKSRVDAINDEVDKCDALLVLGSSLSTYSGYRIILRVKELHKQVGIVNIGPTRADHLVDFKINAKCSEVLQHCKQQNSETGG; this is translated from the exons ATGGGACCTCTCAGACTA AGTACTGATGGGAACACTACAATAATTTATCGAACAATAAAACATGCAATTGATTATGTACCAAAACATAATCCTATTTCAGAAGACCATATTTCaactataaaaaagtttttcaagGACAATAGACAAGTGCTGGTGTTGACTGGAGCAGGTGTATCAACAGAGAGTGGCATCCCTGACTACCGTTCCGAGGGAGTCGGACTATTTGCTCGTAGTGGGACCAAGCCCGTTCAGTACCAAGAATTTCTTAAGTACCCAAAAATTAGACAACGATATTGGGCTAGAAATTTTGTTGGCTGGCCAAATTTCTCCTCAATTGCACCCAACCAAAACCATgctattttgaaacatttagaaGATAGACAACAAGTACAAAGGATTATCACTCAGAATGTTGACAATTTGCACAGTAAAGCAGGGAGTAGACAAGTGATTGAACTTCATGGAACTGCATTCAAAGTCGTGTGTTTGTCTTGTGACTACATCACAAGCAGATTTGCATTTCAGAAAGTGTTATCCGatataaatcaagaaataattgCAGCTCCCCAAGCTGTTAGACCTGATGGCGACATTGACCTTCCTCaa gaatttgttgaagattttaaaacaCCGGCATGTCCAAAATGTGGGGGCGTGTTGAAACCTGACATAGTATTTTTTGGAGACAATGTGCCCAAATCTCGAGTGGATGCCATCAACGATGAAGTAGATAAATGTGATGCCCTGCTAGTGTTGGGGTCCTCCCTCTCCACTTATTCTGGATACCGCATCATTCTTCGAGTGAAAGAGCTGCATAAGCAGGTCGGCATTGTGAACATCGGTCCTACCCGGGCAGACCACCTGGTAGACTTTAAAATCAATGCTAAATGTAGTGAAGTTTTacaacattgtaaacaacaaaacAGTGAGACAGGTGGATAG
- the LOC124361065 gene encoding NAD-dependent protein deacylase Sirt4-like isoform X1, translated as MDIVKVTLLKIYLCLHFSSGENSIVLSTDGNTTIIYRTIKHAIDYVPKHNPISEDHISTIKKFFKDNRQVLVLTGAGVSTESGIPDYRSEGVGLFARSGTKPVQYQEFLKYPKIRQRYWARNFVGWPNFSSIAPNQNHAILKHLEDRQQVQRIITQNVDNLHSKAGSRQVIELHGTAFKVVCLSCDYITSRFAFQKVLSDINQEIIAAPQAVRPDGDIDLPQEFVEDFKTPACPKCGGVLKPDIVFFGDNVPKSRVDAINDEVDKCDALLVLGSSLSTYSGYRIILRVKELHKQVGIVNIGPTRADHLVDFKINAKCSEVLQHCKQQNSETGG; from the exons ATGGACATTGTCAAAGTAACccttttaaagatttatctttGCCTACATTTTTCTTCTGGTGAAAATAGCATTGTGTtg AGTACTGATGGGAACACTACAATAATTTATCGAACAATAAAACATGCAATTGATTATGTACCAAAACATAATCCTATTTCAGAAGACCATATTTCaactataaaaaagtttttcaagGACAATAGACAAGTGCTGGTGTTGACTGGAGCAGGTGTATCAACAGAGAGTGGCATCCCTGACTACCGTTCCGAGGGAGTCGGACTATTTGCTCGTAGTGGGACCAAGCCCGTTCAGTACCAAGAATTTCTTAAGTACCCAAAAATTAGACAACGATATTGGGCTAGAAATTTTGTTGGCTGGCCAAATTTCTCCTCAATTGCACCCAACCAAAACCATgctattttgaaacatttagaaGATAGACAACAAGTACAAAGGATTATCACTCAGAATGTTGACAATTTGCACAGTAAAGCAGGGAGTAGACAAGTGATTGAACTTCATGGAACTGCATTCAAAGTCGTGTGTTTGTCTTGTGACTACATCACAAGCAGATTTGCATTTCAGAAAGTGTTATCCGatataaatcaagaaataattgCAGCTCCCCAAGCTGTTAGACCTGATGGCGACATTGACCTTCCTCaa gaatttgttgaagattttaaaacaCCGGCATGTCCAAAATGTGGGGGCGTGTTGAAACCTGACATAGTATTTTTTGGAGACAATGTGCCCAAATCTCGAGTGGATGCCATCAACGATGAAGTAGATAAATGTGATGCCCTGCTAGTGTTGGGGTCCTCCCTCTCCACTTATTCTGGATACCGCATCATTCTTCGAGTGAAAGAGCTGCATAAGCAGGTCGGCATTGTGAACATCGGTCCTACCCGGGCAGACCACCTGGTAGACTTTAAAATCAATGCTAAATGTAGTGAAGTTTTacaacattgtaaacaacaaaacAGTGAGACAGGTGGATAG